The following are encoded in a window of Arthrobacter woluwensis genomic DNA:
- a CDS encoding ABC transporter permease, protein MLIALLSLIPLGYVVYMTVTTGWDTAVSLIVRPRVGELLLNTVLLVVLTVPLCLVLGVGGAWLVERTTLAGRRFWAVALAAPLAIPAFVNSYAWVSAVPSLEGIGSGVLISTLSYFPLVYIPAAAALSRLDPALEHSAASLGLGPWASFFRVVLPQLRVALTGGALLVSLHLLAEYGAFAMIRFDTFTTAIMIQFQSTFNGTAGNMLASVLVFLCLLLLLAEVRGRGSARYSRVGSGSQGIALRLPLGRYQVPAQLSLLALVLLAFGLPLALVLRWAVQGGAAVWTADEFVPALLQTLFYGVIGAAVTTVVAFPLAYLAVRNPTWFSKALELCNYVTSSLPGIVVGLAFVTVTIRLAPAVYQTTGVLIAAYVLLFLPRALVSLRSGLVQAPKELEEAAQALGTSPFLAFLRVTLRLTAPAAAGGAALVFLAIVNELTATLLLSPNGTHTLATEFWSKSSEIDYAGAAPYALLMIVLSAPMTYLLFHQSKKAAGQ, encoded by the coding sequence ATGCTCATCGCGCTGCTGTCGCTCATCCCGCTCGGGTACGTCGTCTACATGACGGTCACCACGGGCTGGGACACGGCGGTCTCGCTCATCGTCCGGCCGCGCGTCGGCGAGCTCTTGCTCAACACCGTGCTTCTGGTGGTCCTCACCGTGCCGCTGTGCCTGGTGCTCGGCGTCGGCGGGGCCTGGCTGGTCGAGCGGACCACGCTCGCCGGGCGCCGGTTCTGGGCCGTCGCCCTCGCCGCGCCGCTCGCGATCCCCGCCTTCGTCAACAGCTACGCCTGGGTCTCCGCCGTCCCATCCCTCGAGGGGATCGGATCCGGGGTGCTGATCTCCACGCTCTCCTACTTCCCGCTGGTCTACATTCCCGCGGCCGCGGCCCTCAGCCGGCTGGATCCGGCGCTCGAGCACTCCGCCGCCTCGCTGGGCCTGGGTCCGTGGGCATCCTTCTTCCGGGTGGTGCTCCCCCAGCTCCGCGTGGCGCTGACCGGTGGAGCGCTCCTGGTCTCGCTGCACCTGCTCGCAGAATACGGCGCCTTCGCCATGATCCGCTTCGACACGTTCACGACGGCGATCATGATCCAGTTCCAGTCCACCTTCAACGGCACCGCAGGCAACATGCTCGCCAGCGTCCTGGTGTTCCTGTGCCTGCTGCTCCTGCTCGCCGAGGTCCGGGGGCGCGGCTCCGCCCGGTACTCCCGCGTCGGCTCGGGGAGCCAGGGCATTGCGTTGCGCCTGCCGCTGGGCCGCTACCAGGTGCCGGCACAGCTGTCCCTGCTGGCCCTCGTCCTGCTCGCCTTCGGCCTGCCTCTGGCCCTGGTCCTCCGCTGGGCCGTGCAGGGCGGCGCCGCCGTCTGGACTGCGGACGAGTTCGTCCCCGCCCTCCTGCAGACCCTCTTCTACGGGGTGATCGGGGCCGCCGTGACCACCGTGGTGGCGTTCCCGCTGGCGTACCTCGCCGTGCGGAACCCGACGTGGTTCAGCAAGGCCCTGGAACTGTGCAACTACGTCACGAGTTCCCTGCCCGGGATCGTGGTGGGCCTGGCGTTCGTCACGGTCACCATCCGGCTGGCACCGGCCGTCTATCAGACCACCGGCGTGCTGATCGCCGCATACGTGCTGCTGTTCCTTCCCCGGGCCCTGGTCAGCCTGCGCTCCGGCCTGGTGCAGGCGCCGAAGGAACTGGAGGAGGCGGCCCAGGCCCTGGGCACGTCCCCGTTCCTGGCCTTCCTCCGGGTCACGCTGCGCCTCACCGCCCCCGCGGCGGCCGGCGGCGCCGCCCTGGTGTTCCTGGCCATCGTCAACGAGCTCACGGCGACCCTCCTGCTCTCCCCCAACGGCACGCACACCCTGGCCACCGAGTTCTGGAGCAAGAGCAGCGAGATCGACTACGCCGGAGCCGCCCCCTACGCCCTCCTGATGATCGTGCTCTCCGCCCCCATGACCTATCTCCTGTTCCACCAGTCCAAGAAAGCAGCCGGACAGTGA
- a CDS encoding iron ABC transporter substrate-binding protein, protein MTLRKNALAGIALAATAALGLAACGSGSSAPAAGGSGDSKISGEITVYNAQHESLTKEWVDAFTQETGVKVTVRQGDDSEMSNQIVQEGAASPADVFLTENSPAMAQVENAGLFADVDKATVDQVPAAYRPSTNKWTGIAARSTVLVYDKKKISEDKLPKSMLDLAKPEWKGKWAASPSGADFQAIVAALLELKGEAATTEWLKGMKENFKAYKGNSTAMKAVNAGEVDAALIYHYYYYGDQAKTGENSKNVTPYFFKHQDPGAFLSVSGGGVLKSAKNPAAAQAFLKFITGKKGQEVLKNGTSFEYAIASNVEANPKLVPIKDLQAPTVDPAKLNSAKVTELMTQAGLL, encoded by the coding sequence ATGACGTTGCGTAAGAACGCTCTGGCGGGCATCGCCCTCGCCGCGACCGCCGCTCTCGGCCTGGCCGCCTGCGGTTCCGGCAGCTCCGCGCCCGCCGCGGGCGGATCCGGAGACTCCAAGATCTCCGGCGAGATCACGGTCTACAACGCCCAGCATGAGTCCCTGACGAAGGAATGGGTGGACGCGTTCACCCAGGAGACCGGCGTCAAGGTCACCGTCCGCCAGGGCGACGACTCGGAGATGTCCAACCAGATCGTCCAGGAAGGCGCCGCCTCCCCCGCCGATGTCTTCCTGACCGAGAACTCCCCCGCGATGGCCCAGGTGGAGAACGCCGGCCTGTTCGCGGACGTTGACAAGGCCACCGTGGATCAGGTCCCCGCCGCCTACCGGCCGTCCACGAACAAGTGGACGGGCATCGCCGCTCGCTCCACCGTGCTCGTGTACGACAAGAAGAAGATCTCCGAGGACAAGCTGCCGAAGTCCATGCTGGATCTCGCCAAGCCGGAGTGGAAGGGCAAGTGGGCCGCGTCGCCGTCGGGCGCCGACTTCCAGGCGATCGTCGCCGCGCTGCTGGAGCTCAAGGGCGAGGCCGCGACCACCGAGTGGCTCAAGGGCATGAAGGAGAACTTCAAGGCCTACAAGGGCAACAGCACCGCGATGAAGGCTGTCAACGCCGGTGAAGTGGATGCCGCGCTGATCTACCACTATTACTACTACGGTGACCAGGCCAAGACCGGCGAGAACTCCAAGAACGTCACCCCGTACTTCTTCAAGCACCAGGATCCGGGCGCGTTCCTGTCCGTCTCGGGCGGCGGCGTCCTGAAGTCCGCCAAGAACCCGGCCGCCGCACAGGCGTTCCTGAAGTTCATCACCGGCAAGAAGGGCCAGGAGGTCCTCAAGAACGGCACCTCCTTCGAGTACGCGATCGCGTCCAACGTCGAGGCGAACCCCAAGCTCGTGCCGATCAAGGATCTGCAGGCCCCCACGGTGGACCCGGCCAAGCTGAACTCCGCCAAGGTCACCGAGCTGATGACGCAGGCCGGACTGCTCTGA
- a CDS encoding class I adenylate-forming enzyme family protein has protein sequence MPITRTVLDVAQHHPERTAIAGADGRLSYRDLVEDSRRVFAAVDALHRGQTTPPVPAPETLAIPITAVSIDSAFHTARIMAGLAGYRAVSATIDPRWPLDHRVGVILTTGIGVVISDSEDLAEALTARGWTGTLLGLTGFQELERSLPLAPRPTVRDGDEAFLLLFSSGTTSNPKAFLKTRQQYRENVSVSSAHLEPLPGVSTLAPGPVSYSLTLYAVIECLATGGSVHVADAFDPVGLGRRIATDGVSRVVAVPAVVQAITDAARRDPERFASLELIVTGGANLSSTIRAGLAHALPQVRLISYYGAAEIGFIGDSRDGDGTAISVYPDIEVSVRDGSGEELPDGEPGTLWVRAAACSDGYLAGTTDAVLRQPDGWATVHDQARHVGDRIELLGRSGDIVVSGGHKISLPAVERAFEDMPGLGAVCAVAVPDARLGSVVALVLEGEHAPGKEALQAWARERLAPQFVPRRWYLAPRLPRTVGGKIRRPATAELLDGDTAVRL, from the coding sequence GTGCCGATCACCCGGACCGTGCTGGACGTCGCGCAACACCATCCCGAGCGAACGGCGATCGCCGGGGCCGATGGCCGGCTGAGCTACCGGGACCTGGTGGAGGATTCGCGCCGGGTGTTCGCCGCCGTCGATGCCCTGCACCGGGGCCAGACCACTCCACCGGTTCCCGCCCCGGAGACCTTGGCCATTCCGATCACCGCCGTGAGCATCGACTCCGCCTTCCACACCGCGAGGATCATGGCCGGGCTGGCCGGATACCGTGCGGTGTCCGCCACGATCGACCCCCGCTGGCCCCTGGACCACCGGGTGGGCGTGATCCTCACGACCGGAATCGGCGTCGTCATCAGTGACTCGGAGGACCTCGCGGAGGCCCTCACGGCACGCGGCTGGACGGGGACCCTTCTCGGCCTGACGGGCTTCCAGGAACTCGAGCGGAGTCTGCCGCTCGCTCCGCGGCCGACCGTCCGCGACGGCGACGAGGCGTTCCTCCTGCTCTTCTCCTCCGGCACCACGAGCAATCCCAAGGCGTTCCTGAAGACCCGGCAGCAGTACCGCGAAAACGTCTCGGTCTCGAGCGCTCATCTGGAGCCCTTGCCAGGCGTGAGCACGCTGGCGCCGGGGCCGGTCTCGTACAGTCTCACCCTCTACGCCGTCATCGAGTGTCTCGCGACGGGTGGCAGCGTCCACGTGGCCGACGCGTTCGATCCGGTCGGGCTGGGGCGGCGCATCGCGACCGACGGTGTCAGCCGGGTCGTGGCCGTCCCGGCGGTGGTCCAGGCGATCACGGATGCCGCACGCCGGGACCCGGAGCGGTTCGCGTCGCTGGAGCTCATCGTCACGGGCGGAGCCAATCTGTCCTCGACCATTCGCGCGGGACTCGCCCACGCGCTGCCTCAGGTGCGCTTGATCAGCTACTACGGCGCCGCCGAGATCGGCTTCATCGGGGACAGCCGGGACGGGGACGGCACGGCCATCTCCGTCTACCCGGATATCGAGGTCAGCGTCCGCGATGGTTCGGGCGAGGAACTGCCGGACGGCGAGCCCGGCACCCTCTGGGTCCGCGCGGCGGCCTGTTCGGACGGGTATCTGGCAGGCACCACGGACGCTGTGCTCCGGCAGCCCGACGGCTGGGCCACCGTGCACGATCAGGCCCGGCACGTGGGGGACCGGATCGAACTCCTGGGACGGTCCGGCGACATCGTGGTCAGCGGCGGGCACAAGATCTCGCTGCCCGCAGTGGAGCGGGCCTTCGAGGACATGCCGGGCCTGGGCGCGGTGTGCGCCGTGGCCGTGCCGGACGCGCGCCTCGGCAGCGTGGTGGCCCTCGTGCTCGAGGGCGAGCACGCCCCCGGCAAGGAAGCGCTCCAGGCCTGGGCCCGGGAACGGCTGGCGCCCCAGTTCGTGCCGCGCCGCTGGTATCTGGCTCCCCGGCTGCCACGCACGGTGGGCGGCAAGATCCGACGCCCGGCCACGGCTGAGCTGCTCGACGGCGACACGGCGGTCCGGCTGTGA
- a CDS encoding beta-ketoacyl-[acyl-carrier-protein] synthase family protein — translation MSAPRDVVVTGLGAITPSGLSAELLWQSVSEGRSALGRLEGDEFDGLPMRIGGQVRGFDPEAVLERTLVRRLSPVQHWALAAAEEALGQAGALGTELPWDPSRVSVIAGTGSGPVDAMQQATRLLDTRGPRAVPLTLSMHGAPDAAAALLSQRHGLRGPAQGVSATCASGTIALGEGLRRIRHGYADAVLVVGMEDCLNGVNLSSNANLRALATGHDDDPAAASRPFDRARSGFVMSAGAAALVLESAEHATARGAAPLARVTGFGASSDAHHPTAPHPQGRGAAQAIRDCLADAGAGPADVGHINAHGTGTPAGDAAELLAFEAALGAAARSIPISATKSLTGHLLGASGAVEAVLSILALRDGLLPPTLNLDDPEFPDWDIVTGTARPLRVNSVLSTSFGFGGHNAAVLLARADEGGTP, via the coding sequence GTGAGCGCGCCGCGCGACGTCGTCGTCACAGGACTCGGGGCCATCACGCCCAGCGGCCTCAGCGCGGAGCTCCTCTGGCAGTCCGTGTCCGAGGGGCGAAGCGCGCTCGGCCGCCTGGAGGGGGACGAATTCGACGGCCTGCCGATGCGGATCGGCGGCCAGGTGAGGGGCTTCGATCCCGAAGCGGTCCTGGAACGGACCCTCGTGCGGCGCCTCAGCCCGGTGCAGCACTGGGCGCTCGCCGCCGCCGAGGAAGCGCTCGGTCAGGCCGGAGCCCTCGGCACGGAACTGCCCTGGGATCCCTCCCGGGTCTCCGTCATCGCGGGCACGGGGTCCGGCCCCGTCGACGCGATGCAGCAGGCCACACGTCTCCTCGACACCCGCGGCCCGCGGGCGGTGCCGCTGACACTCTCGATGCATGGCGCGCCCGACGCCGCCGCAGCACTCCTCAGCCAGCGTCACGGCCTGCGCGGCCCGGCTCAGGGCGTGTCCGCGACGTGCGCGAGCGGGACCATCGCCCTCGGCGAGGGGCTGCGACGCATCCGGCACGGCTACGCCGACGCGGTCCTGGTCGTGGGCATGGAGGACTGCCTCAATGGCGTGAACCTCTCGTCCAACGCGAACCTGCGGGCCCTGGCCACCGGCCACGACGACGACCCCGCCGCGGCGAGCCGGCCCTTCGACCGCGCACGCTCCGGATTCGTCATGTCCGCCGGGGCGGCCGCGCTCGTCCTGGAATCGGCGGAGCACGCGACGGCCCGGGGTGCGGCACCGTTGGCACGGGTCACCGGCTTCGGTGCGTCCAGCGATGCGCACCATCCGACCGCGCCGCATCCACAGGGACGCGGGGCGGCTCAGGCGATCCGCGACTGCCTCGCCGACGCGGGGGCCGGTCCGGCCGACGTCGGGCACATCAACGCTCACGGCACCGGCACCCCGGCGGGGGACGCGGCGGAGCTGCTCGCCTTCGAGGCGGCCCTGGGCGCTGCGGCCCGCAGCATCCCGATCAGCGCCACCAAATCCCTCACGGGACACCTGCTGGGGGCGTCGGGAGCAGTGGAGGCCGTGCTCTCCATCCTCGCCCTGCGCGACGGGCTCCTGCCGCCCACCCTGAACCTCGACGATCCCGAGTTCCCCGACTGGGACATCGTCACCGGAACCGCCCGGCCGCTCCGCGTGAACAGCGTGCTGTCCACGTCGTTCGGATTCGGCGGGCACAATGCCGCGGTGCTGCTGGCCCGCGCGGATGAAGGAGGAACACCGTGA
- a CDS encoding acyl-CoA dehydrogenase family protein, producing the protein MTDRETRQVELAERYLPQELLERFRERAAVYDRENRFFDEDFAELRELGYLQLFVPEEFGGPGLNLLEVTRLQHRLATAAPATALAINMHLMCTGVARALWARGDDSLTRVFEEAMAGEVFAFGISEPSNDWVLQGSTTVAEVQEDGGYLLTGIKIFTSLSPVWTRLLAHGLDASDPENPRLVYGFLEREAPGITVSDQWDVLGMRASQSRATILKGVPLKAGNVVRRIPPGRTPDLLTFAITSHFQLMIGSVYAGVAWRALELGAVGLKRRSSAKSGTAFSEVPEYRARLADTHLEYLAVPAQLDTYSRDVDELVDHGAGWPLRLVSARLNAATAARRAAETALMCAGGSGFDNGSELSRLWRDATAGLFHPPSADAARPMFAAALLDD; encoded by the coding sequence GTGACCGATCGGGAGACGCGGCAGGTGGAGCTGGCGGAGCGGTACCTGCCGCAGGAACTGCTCGAACGGTTCCGCGAGCGGGCGGCCGTCTATGACCGGGAGAACCGTTTCTTCGACGAGGACTTCGCCGAGCTGCGGGAGCTGGGCTATTTGCAGCTTTTCGTCCCGGAGGAGTTCGGCGGCCCCGGCCTGAATCTGCTCGAGGTCACGCGGCTGCAGCATCGCCTGGCGACGGCGGCCCCGGCCACGGCCCTGGCGATCAATATGCATCTCATGTGCACCGGCGTCGCACGGGCTCTGTGGGCGCGCGGCGACGATTCCCTGACCCGCGTGTTCGAGGAGGCGATGGCCGGGGAGGTCTTCGCCTTCGGGATCAGCGAACCCTCCAACGACTGGGTGCTGCAGGGGTCCACCACGGTGGCCGAGGTCCAGGAGGACGGCGGATACCTGCTCACCGGCATCAAGATCTTCACGTCACTCTCCCCGGTCTGGACCCGACTGCTGGCGCACGGCCTGGACGCGTCCGATCCGGAGAACCCCCGGCTCGTCTACGGTTTCCTCGAACGCGAAGCCCCCGGCATCACGGTCTCGGACCAATGGGACGTGCTTGGGATGCGGGCCTCCCAGAGCCGCGCCACGATTCTGAAGGGCGTGCCGCTGAAGGCCGGGAACGTGGTGCGGAGGATCCCGCCCGGCCGCACGCCGGACCTGCTGACGTTCGCGATCACGAGCCACTTCCAGCTCATGATCGGCTCCGTCTATGCCGGGGTGGCGTGGCGCGCCCTGGAGCTGGGCGCCGTGGGCCTGAAGCGCCGCAGCTCGGCCAAGAGCGGCACCGCCTTCTCCGAAGTGCCGGAGTACCGCGCGCGACTGGCCGACACCCACCTCGAGTACCTGGCGGTCCCCGCCCAGCTGGACACGTACTCCCGCGACGTCGACGAGCTGGTCGACCACGGAGCCGGCTGGCCGTTGCGCCTCGTGAGCGCCCGGCTCAACGCGGCCACCGCAGCACGCCGGGCGGCCGAGACCGCGCTGATGTGCGCTGGGGGCAGTGGTTTCGACAACGGCTCCGAGCTGAGCCGTCTCTGGCGGGACGCGACGGCGGGGCTCTTCCACCCGCCGTCGGCCGACGCCGCGCGTCCGATGTTCGCGGCGGCCCTGCTGGACGACTGA
- a CDS encoding GyrI-like domain-containing protein — MDKIDLKKTLDSYQAPKGAFRILTVPERRYLMIDGHGDPNSSPDFTQAVESLYPVAYKLKFGSRATTGRDYVVPPLEGLWWAEDLDAFTTARDKSQWDWTMMLLVPEWIDEDQVLAAKEQAAAKNRPARLDDVRFEALAEGLCVQTLHLGSFDDEAPVLDRLHHEFVPAEGLALRGKHHEIYLSDFRRTAPEKQRTILRQPVERVRN, encoded by the coding sequence ATGGACAAGATCGATCTCAAGAAGACCCTGGACTCGTACCAGGCACCGAAGGGCGCGTTCCGGATCCTCACGGTCCCGGAGCGGCGGTACCTCATGATCGACGGGCACGGGGACCCCAACTCCTCGCCCGATTTCACGCAGGCCGTCGAATCGCTGTACCCGGTGGCCTACAAACTGAAGTTCGGCAGCCGCGCCACGACAGGCCGTGACTACGTGGTCCCTCCGCTCGAGGGACTGTGGTGGGCCGAGGATCTGGACGCCTTCACCACGGCACGGGACAAGTCTCAGTGGGACTGGACCATGATGCTGCTGGTGCCCGAGTGGATCGACGAGGACCAGGTGCTGGCGGCCAAGGAGCAGGCTGCGGCGAAGAACCGCCCGGCCCGCCTGGATGACGTCCGGTTCGAGGCGCTCGCGGAAGGGCTGTGCGTGCAGACTCTCCACCTCGGCTCGTTCGATGACGAGGCCCCCGTCCTGGACCGCCTCCACCACGAGTTCGTCCCGGCGGAGGGACTGGCCCTGCGCGGGAAGCACCACGAGATCTACCTGAGCGACTTCCGCCGGACCGCCCCGGAGAAGCAGCGCACCATCCTCCGCCAGCCGGTGGAGCGCGTGCGGAACTGA
- a CDS encoding ArnT family glycosyltransferase → MTSSPASLSPVLSPSLQRPAPRTGRWGPWPLGLLVLGVGAAALTVWGLWSGERSEYYASIALSMSQNWHNFFFGAFDPSGTVTLDKIPGSFWIPALFVRFFGFSTLSVVLPNALAAVAATLLVAVTAKRVAGTTAGLVGGAVVATTPILVAVSRSNQPETFFVLGLALTAWAAVRALEQRSLGWLLLAGAFVAVSFQTYMLEAWAVWPALAAAYLCTAQPWWRKLWHTALAGVTSLALSLVWIVAVALIPATDRPYVGSTLHNDPWEMVFGYNGLGRFGDSTADSSAYNSFTPPFSGSAGVFRLFNEQLAGQIGWLVPVAVLAVVVLTVLKFRPAVTVFLGVWILTFAAMFSAVAGMHQFYTAALAVPMGLAVGLAIGVGRRRRVVWAQLALLGAAMVTAVAIALVYGGYSVAVAAVQVVLGLGAMVLILREARRGAAFTVWTTVLLLGGLILTPAAWSVVTIAHPNSTNPVAGGVSGMSMGGMGGPGGTGARFGGNRQGFGQGQPGAMPGTPPNGFQGRGLNGAPGGTGFPQGVAGGREGTASTALLSYLRANRGDADYLVATFGAQEAASLITGSGGEPVLPIGGFSGNDPAPTLQKFTALVSSGALKYVLVDEGGRGGGFGGGFGGAPGGSTATTTASEIRTWVEANCTAVTADGVTGLYQCTATAAQGA, encoded by the coding sequence ATGACCTCCAGCCCAGCCTCCCTGTCCCCCGTTCTCTCACCCTCGCTCCAGCGCCCGGCGCCCCGCACCGGGCGCTGGGGCCCCTGGCCGCTCGGCCTCCTCGTCCTGGGCGTCGGCGCCGCAGCGCTCACGGTCTGGGGCCTGTGGTCCGGGGAACGCTCCGAGTACTACGCCTCGATCGCGCTCTCGATGAGCCAGAACTGGCACAACTTCTTCTTCGGAGCGTTCGACCCGTCCGGGACCGTGACCCTCGACAAGATCCCGGGTTCGTTCTGGATCCCGGCACTCTTCGTCCGGTTCTTCGGGTTCTCCACGCTCTCGGTCGTCCTGCCGAACGCCCTGGCCGCCGTGGCCGCGACGCTCCTCGTGGCGGTCACGGCGAAACGGGTGGCCGGCACGACGGCGGGGCTCGTGGGCGGCGCGGTCGTCGCCACCACACCCATCCTCGTGGCCGTGTCCCGCTCGAATCAGCCGGAGACGTTCTTCGTCCTGGGGCTGGCTCTCACCGCCTGGGCCGCGGTCCGCGCGCTGGAACAGCGGAGCCTCGGCTGGCTGCTGCTGGCCGGAGCATTCGTCGCGGTCTCGTTCCAGACATACATGCTCGAGGCCTGGGCGGTGTGGCCGGCCCTCGCCGCCGCCTACCTGTGCACGGCACAGCCCTGGTGGCGGAAACTCTGGCACACCGCGCTCGCAGGGGTGACCAGCCTGGCTCTCTCGCTCGTCTGGATCGTGGCGGTCGCCCTCATCCCCGCCACGGACCGCCCGTATGTGGGCAGCACGCTCCACAACGATCCGTGGGAGATGGTGTTCGGCTACAACGGCCTGGGACGCTTCGGGGACAGCACCGCGGACTCCTCCGCCTACAACTCGTTCACTCCGCCGTTCTCCGGCTCGGCCGGCGTCTTCCGCCTCTTCAACGAGCAGCTCGCGGGGCAGATCGGGTGGCTGGTCCCGGTGGCGGTGCTCGCCGTCGTCGTGCTGACGGTTCTGAAGTTCCGTCCCGCCGTGACGGTGTTCCTCGGTGTGTGGATCCTGACCTTCGCGGCCATGTTCTCCGCGGTGGCCGGGATGCACCAGTTCTACACGGCGGCGCTCGCCGTGCCGATGGGGCTGGCGGTGGGCCTGGCGATCGGGGTGGGCCGACGGCGCCGGGTCGTCTGGGCGCAGCTCGCCCTGCTGGGCGCGGCGATGGTGACCGCGGTGGCGATCGCGCTCGTCTACGGCGGGTACTCCGTGGCGGTCGCCGCCGTCCAGGTCGTGCTCGGACTCGGCGCGATGGTCCTCATCCTCCGGGAGGCCCGGCGGGGCGCCGCCTTCACGGTCTGGACGACGGTGCTGCTGCTCGGCGGGCTGATCCTCACCCCGGCGGCGTGGTCCGTGGTGACGATCGCCCACCCCAACTCGACCAATCCCGTCGCCGGCGGCGTCAGCGGCATGAGCATGGGCGGCATGGGCGGTCCCGGTGGGACGGGGGCACGCTTCGGCGGCAATCGTCAGGGCTTCGGTCAGGGACAGCCGGGCGCCATGCCGGGCACCCCGCCGAACGGGTTCCAGGGCCGCGGCCTGAACGGCGCCCCGGGCGGGACCGGCTTCCCGCAGGGTGTGGCGGGAGGCCGCGAAGGCACGGCGTCGACGGCACTGCTCAGCTACCTGCGGGCCAACCGCGGAGACGCGGACTACCTGGTGGCGACCTTCGGAGCCCAGGAGGCGGCAAGCCTCATCACAGGCTCCGGCGGTGAACCCGTGCTGCCCATCGGCGGCTTCAGCGGCAACGACCCCGCACCCACCCTGCAGAAGTTCACGGCCCTCGTCAGCTCGGGCGCGCTGAAGTATGTGCTCGTGGACGAGGGTGGCAGAGGCGGTGGCTTCGGAGGCGGGTTCGGCGGCGCGCCGGGCGGCTCCACGGCGACGACCACGGCCTCCGAGATCAGGACCTGGGTGGAGGCGAACTGCACGGCGGTCACCGCCGACGGCGTCACGGGCCTCTACCAGTGCACCGCGACGGCGGCGCAAGGGGCGTGA
- a CDS encoding DoxX family membrane protein yields MDRTGPRIPALTAPLIVGAVRVILGILWLNEGITKYRAGFGRADILLVAGSASGNSRVPEFFQWFATGVLGQAPELFGVVMPLLETGLGVALLLGVLTLPAAVGSIFTLMTYWMADQLIAQYPVMVLLSLCVVLWPHSATRFSLDAFLLRIVRRRTGTAGA; encoded by the coding sequence ATGGACCGCACCGGACCACGGATCCCCGCCCTCACCGCCCCGCTCATCGTCGGCGCGGTGAGGGTGATCCTCGGGATCCTGTGGCTGAATGAGGGCATCACCAAGTATCGTGCGGGCTTCGGCCGGGCGGACATCCTCCTGGTGGCGGGCAGCGCCTCGGGCAACAGCCGGGTGCCGGAGTTCTTCCAGTGGTTCGCCACCGGTGTCCTGGGCCAGGCGCCCGAGCTGTTCGGCGTGGTCATGCCGCTGCTGGAGACCGGGCTGGGCGTGGCTCTCCTCCTCGGGGTCCTGACACTGCCCGCCGCCGTGGGGTCCATCTTCACCCTCATGACGTACTGGATGGCCGACCAGCTGATCGCCCAGTACCCGGTGATGGTGCTGCTGTCCTTGTGTGTGGTGCTGTGGCCGCACAGCGCGACGCGTTTCTCGCTCGACGCGTTCCTGCTCCGGATCGTCCGACGGCGGACGGGCACAGCAGGCGCATAG
- a CDS encoding DM13 domain-containing protein — MRTKALVGAGLLALALSLSACGGAGSTGSSGTGSTSMPESSMSAAGGSPSSMASESSMAMAKHQGDFAGLNGKSVKGTVTVADGKVTLSGFSSDEGPDLHLYLASGTDEAAIGTGTQLGKVSFNTASQAFTLPAGAASSGYVVVHCDKAKAVFGAAKLS, encoded by the coding sequence ATGCGTACCAAGGCCCTCGTCGGTGCAGGACTTCTCGCTCTCGCCCTCTCCCTGTCCGCGTGCGGCGGCGCCGGGTCCACGGGCTCGTCCGGCACCGGCTCCACCTCCATGCCCGAGTCGAGCATGTCCGCGGCGGGCGGCTCGCCGTCGTCGATGGCGTCGGAGTCCTCCATGGCCATGGCCAAGCACCAAGGCGATTTCGCCGGGCTCAACGGGAAGTCCGTCAAGGGCACCGTGACCGTCGCCGACGGCAAGGTGACCCTGTCCGGTTTCTCCTCGGATGAAGGCCCGGACCTGCACCTGTACCTGGCGTCCGGGACGGACGAGGCGGCCATCGGCACGGGCACCCAGCTCGGCAAGGTCTCCTTCAACACCGCGTCCCAGGCGTTCACCCTCCCGGCCGGCGCCGCCTCCTCCGGCTACGTGGTGGTGCACTGCGACAAGGCGAAGGCCGTGTTCGGCGCCGCCAAGCTGTCCTGA